In Anoplopoma fimbria isolate UVic2021 breed Golden Eagle Sablefish chromosome 15, Afim_UVic_2022, whole genome shotgun sequence, the genomic window AAGGGATCTCAAATGGATCGGTCCATGCACAGAAATTTTCATCAGcttccagtttttatgctaagctaggctaacaacgTCCTGACTTCAGCTCTGTGCTTGGATCTCAATGTTCTCAACTCACTCTCAGAAAGAAAACTAATAagtttcccccaaaaatgttgaactgttcctttaaatgcaaaatgacaCTTTCCAGGGGAGCCAGAGACAGCAGACGTCCTTGAgaatgtcttgtgttttttcagaaCGTTGAATTCTTGATCGTTTAATGGAAACTGGGTCATATTTAAATCTGACCTGAGATCTCATGGCCCAGATTCATATTATTTCGGGTCTCCggtacatttctgttttcagtaGGTGTTGTGAACTCTCAGTGTCACACCTGTTGTTTAGTTCCATTTTTCTGGCCAAAGGAAAACATGTGACCCTGCTGCCTTTTTAGTTCCAGTCTCATTCCTGGTCATAATGAACACAGAGGAGCACGCATGAATGTCACCTGACCCCACAGGTGACCCACTGATTGGACAGTTTTGGTGTAATAGTTGCTGTGTGGTCACTATGTTTCACTCACTTTTTGATAAGGGACTGTTAGTTAATGAAATATCttctattattaaaaataataacctCTAAAAGCTGCAGACTTTTAGCACAGACAACAGCAAACAACAGACTTACTTCCTCCGGGCGAGCTCATCGATCTCGGACTGGACTTTGAGGTAGTCCTGAGCCATCCTGATGTGCTGCTCAAACACGGCCATGGACTCTTTGGAGTTGGGACACGGAGCCAGAGGCTGAGAGCACAGGGACAGCtcagtggttagtactctgctcTGTAACAGGTGTCATCAGGACCAAGACACAGGAGTAACTTCTACGACAATAGGTTAAAGAAACAGCAAATCATCTGTCAGAAACTGCCCTTTTCTGATTCAGTGGGAATGACAATAAGAATTCTGAAGCAATACATTAGGGGTATAAGAAAATATGGATACATTAAAggatagcttttttttttattgaaatatatgGCCTTGTTTATAGTGATGGCAATATACTGAATCATAGCCACTGTATCATGATATGTATCATATCACCAGATTCTTGCCTTACACACAGCCCTAGTAGAAATgttcagagaaagagaaaagtggaCAAAACAACGAGTTAAATGGATTAACATGAGGTCCAGCATGTCCACAATGTGCATCAGTAACATACTGACCTGCTCCTTACTAAACACTAAACATGCATACAGTGTTACGAGCATTTGAACGCTGGTCATTTACGCTTCTACCCTTCCGTTTGTGTTTTGACATACATATCGCTGATTGAAAGACATTAAGTATCAAGTATAAGCGTCAAATGCACTGTGGAATAAAAATGAGGCTTTGTGAAACCATAATTATGCTAAAACATGCAGAGATTTGTAGACATCTAGCTGTGAGGGTGTAGATTGCCAccgactgaaacttctcccgtgtgcCAGGCGGCGAGCGCAGACCCACgcaaaaacatgaacatgtgtACGAccctatctagagccagtgtttggtttgtcccttctgggctactgtagaaacatgaagaggacccgctccaCTCCGTAGAAATAAACGACAGTATTAAGTTATAGAAAGCAAATAACTGATCACATTAAAAATGGAAACGGTCACACAACTATGAAATATTAGTATTGTTATTAACAGTTGTACTATAATATAGAAGAAGGTTTTTATCtgatgaacaaaacattttttatttcttacctGTAACTGATGATCCAGTTTCAGATAGGCCATGGGGATGGAGCTGTCCAAACCATTGGTAgctaaagacacacacacacacacacacacacacacacacacacacacacacacacacacacacacagagttggaTTGGTGAATTACCAGTGTTTGTTAATTAATATTTGTGTGTAGCTGCAGCTCTGGGGACTGCCACTgtaaaagaacacacacacacacacacacacacacacacacagcacacacacacacacacacacacagtcacacacacacacacaaacacacacacacacacacaacacattgatcacacatcacaaaacaacaacacattttagtggacacacacacacaacacacacattatttctGTGAAAGCTCCTGTATCAGAAAGCGCACACAGGCACCTGCATACATACAAACACCGGTAGGTTGCACTGTGATGCCCCCTATTGGTACAATGAGGGCAGTGCAGCGTAACTCAAAGCCTTGACTGTGTAGTCAGACTCCTGATAAACTCAACCTGATGAAGTAAAGACTCAATGAGAAGATGGAcccaaaaatgaatgaatagatgAAGGGCTGGTTGAAATCTAGATAAACACTGTATTATCGTCAGGCTAGGATTATAGACAAGAGTGAGCTGGCCGCTTGAAAAGTACGACAATCCAACATTCTCACCCGCTCCATGCTGGGACTGGTTGGCGGTGTGCAGGTGAGAGAAATAGGTTGATGTGATAGTGGGATTAGGCTGCCAATCCACATGGAGAGCGTTTATAGTATAAATATAGAAGTGTTTCTGACAGACGGTCACGAGTCACGGAACAGACGCActtcaaatgtattaaatgtaacaCCAACGTTAGGGGGAGACAAATATTACAATGGGCACTTCTTTGTTTGTAATATTCACATTCCTTTCTGATTTATAGTATGTTTATTTGTAGTATTCACATTACTTTCTGATTTATAGTATGTTTATTTGTAGTATTCACATTACTTTCTGATTTATAGTATGATTATTTGTAGTATTCACATTACTTTCTGATTTGTAGTATGTTTATTTGTAGTATTCACATTACTTTCTGATTTGTAGTATGTTTATTTGTAGTATTCACATTACTTTCTGATTTGTAGTATGTttatttgtagtatttattCTGTCCTTAACAACGTTCACATGTCCATATGTCCATATGTCCACTGTTGCTTGCTGTAATGGTTACCTCCTTTTCATACTGGCtattaaaatatgtgtttatatgagTTTATCTCAAGTTAATGAGGCTTCCGAAGTCTGACTTATTCAAACCAGATGGGTGTCTCTTTAAAGTAGCCAGTAAAACGCTGTATAATTAACAGCTTTTGTGGACTGTAGCTGTTAGCCCGCTAGCTGATTTCACTATCAGCTGTTGTCCTTCTCATGAGGCTCCCTACCTGTGGGACTAATGGTCATCCTCAGCTCTGATTGGCCCATGGTGGTAATAGGGCTGGTGCAGGGGGTGGGGCTTTGGGAGCGTCCCGGTAGACTGTCCACACTGGACACCTTGGACAGTCCGGTACGTAACGTGGCGGTCTGAGGGGTGAAGAGATAACGTTAGCAGCATAGAGCCGGTTTGGACAAACAGAGGCCTGGTGATTCTGTACGATCAGCGTTCACGGTCATTTCACCTTTGAGGGTTTGAACTGGAGAGGAAACTTGGCATCGAAGCTCTTCAGGGTTTCCTCTCTGCCGACGGAGTTCCTGTGATCGGAGTTGTCGTCGCTCCTGTTGCTGTTGATGGTGTAGTCCGCGTACGAGCCTGCAGACGCCACACACACCGATGAAAACACTCTCTCACCGTTTTCAGCTGTGCACTACAGACATTATCCTGAAACAACCATGGCGCGTCGTTCGCAGCTGTGGAGCTGATAGTCACCTGTGCTCGTGGCCGACGAGGAGCCACTTCTGTTGGGtgaagactggtgagggagtTTGAGCGGTTCATCAGAGCCGGGGAAGTACTGGAGGATCCAAACACGACACACAGCGCTTTTCAACAAATTCATAACGCCTCATTTGATGGAAAAAATATTGATCAATAGGGAATTTATCAGTACTGACTAAACAAACCATTAGCACATTAAAGGTACAGTTCAAACAtgctttcctctttccttcccaGAGTGAGAGATACATccatcatgtctgtgtgttaactACAAAGCTGAGAGAAGTTTGATAGAACAAGGTCCTTTGTGTACCCAGgcttattattgttattattattatcattattattattattattattatcattattaggtGCATCTTCAGGAAATTGTCATGGTCTCATTGGAATCCCACGATGAGATCTTCAAAACTAAGCTTTATCACAAAAAACACTTGAGAAGTAACAAGGGCGTAGTTGTGTTGTTGATGACACATGTTCACATGATAGTTTGTTTCCACACATTTTACCCCCCCCCCAGTTTCTAGAAcatgcttttcattttcttgctttaaaataaattgcctGGAAAGTATCCTATTAGATACTCcaaagttatttaaatgttacattgcATCTTACATatcttgtgtaaaaaaataattaaaaaaatactctaaGGCAAATTGATCTGTTATACCTTCATGAGATGGCTCATGGtgttcttcacctcctccatgGACGGTCTCTGGCTGGGTTCCTTGTCCCAGCAGCGGGTCATCAGAGTCTCTATGGGCTCTGGGAGGTCTTTGATGAGAGGAGGCCGTGTACCTGGGTCACAGTGAACACTCAGTCAGCCAGGCAGAGGCCTGGGATGTCTAAATGTGACAAGCTTCACTGAGGAGAACACTGGTTCCACTTGTTTTCTTATCAGAACCTTTACATTTTGATCCAAGTATGTTGTTTCAGGGTCAGAATGCCTTACCCGAGCCCTTTTGACAAAACGTTTCACCACATGTTCTGAAGTAGGTTTACAGTGATATACACTCAAATATCCTGATCCATAGGTAACTTAAAAGGCTGTCGGCACACTCCTAGTTTTGGAGAAGCAGACATGAGTACCAGCACAGGAGCTAAGTGATGTActgaagactagaaaagcgctatacaactacagtccatttaccatttactgaCGTGAACGCCACGTTAGAACCAATCCAAAAGtcacacaaactaactaaccgACTGATGCAACGGTAGGCCAGCATAAAACTACTGTTTTTGACAGTTGAGTTTGGTGGCTTTGAAGATAGCGATATAACGTCTGTTTGATGGCAAGGTCAAGGGGttcaaatattcttttttttttttttttttttgttgtctaaaatacatttttgtgctGCTCTGCCACTtacgtcgtcgtcgtcgtcagATAGacctctcttcaaagccactagactccattgacaaaaacggTCATATCACCTTGCAGAACAAGGAAGCAAACGTAGAACCCCATTTCACAAAAGCCATTTCTAATCCTTTCAGTTATTTACAAACTTAGCACGCTAATGCTGACTCAGCTAGTGCTAGCGTTCGCTGATAAGCTTTCCTTGGTAACCTACATCACTGCTCTTTGCTAACGGCCGAATCAGCGTTTATATTTGAGAAACACGGGAAAAGAACGTAGATGGGGTCGACCTTGAAGATTCAAGGTTCTTTTGTACAATGATATTCTGTTGTGGCCCCTTTGTGCTGCattcctgcagcagctgcttgaTTGAATGTCGGTGAAATAATCTACTGcatgtagaaataaaaacaatgaggaGACATTCCAACTAATCTAGTTGTGTTGATCATAAATAAGAGGAACCCTACTCAGACATTCCTCATGACTAACGTGTAACTAAAAACTCCCCTCATATTGCTCACACATCCACTTCCAGCTTTGACTTTCCTCTCTTTGCCATTATGTGCAGCATAATGCATGATTCGCTGTTTGAGCAGCaggttttggacaaaacaaagaagTCAAAGTGGCTTCAAGGTGCACAGAACGGGTTTTTTGAAAGAGTTCTTCACCAATTCAGCACTAAACTTCTACCATATGGAACTCATGGTGGACAGTTTTTACCTTTTcttaaaataatcagcagaacattgtcaaataaaataaaaaaaagcagttggTATTTTTGTAGTTCTCGCTGGTACAGGATTTGGCTCACCTCTGTGGACGGCCCACATTATACAAAACGCAGAGCCGCCGATCTCATCGAAGGGCTTCTTGCGTGTGATGACCTCCCACAGGATGATGCCCCAGCTGAACACGTCACACTTCTCACTGTAGTTGCTGCCTGAGGAacgaacagacagacagacagacagacagacagacagacagacagacagacagacagacagacagacagacagacagacagacacacgtTAGATTCATTGTCTCTACGACTTCAAATCCACAACCAGCAAAATGCTCGGCTAGTGATTCTGATTAGTTGTGAGACAAATCAAATACAAGAGGCCTCATTTTGACACTGCAATCACAATGCATGCAAGTGTGTTTAACTGCACCTGCtgcatgtaaaataaataagtgaagAGGAAATACACGCAGAGATGAATCAATAAATGCCACAGAACTCTCCTTCATTATCCACTTTCACAGATTTCTCAGCGTAAAATATCGCCAAATTGCTAACATTTTGCTAGCTCCAATCGCACAGGTGCTAGTGGAGAGTGGAACATAAGCCAGAGCTAGCAAAATTTCAgcaatttatatttatcatagacatcatatatgtcatatttatataaatgcagGTAGATCTGTCAAACTAAATGATAAAAGAAAGTTCTAtggcattcattcatttgttcatgttttacaaaagCTTTACTGGGCTAATAGAATACaactgatgaaaaaaatattaatgtatgtttacattttagtttttaaagcaATGGTATGGGATTGTTACAGTCGTCCCACACATATGACCAAAATTAGAGAGTACAGAACGTTCAGTTACTGATTCTGCAGCACAAGAGAACTGTATATTacaagtaaagtaaagaaaaatgtcttacaTTTTCTTCCCAGTTtgccttttatttaattttttacttGGTGCGCCCACAATTgcgtgactgtcacaaatagttctgtgataaaaacactattttcgTGTCTAGGGATTATACAAAAAAGGCCACTTtcacttttaaatcatttagaaacatagaaacaggaagtcttacaaatcttcatttgagtaaatatgttgcagccaaatcaaatagtttacaggatattaaaCCTTTGTTTCTTATAATCCATTTAATACttaacttctttctttacagggcttgtacaaaggcagTAAATGTGTCCAttaatatgagatatgagtttacaatGAATTATAGTTGCATTGTGTAGGTTGGATTATGGTGTTTTGCCCTTTTCAcaagttgtctttttgattcttcacagttaaTTTGGTTTGTGAATCCTCTGGCGTTTCGGAGTACAATCTTTGGAGTAAATCCAATCAGAAATCCAATCAGAATTCAGTCTAGCTGTGAGGTTAAATCTAAAAAAGTTAAAACGTATATAAACTCGTATTAAAAATACAGGTCCAGATCCAGACAGActgtggaaaacaaatatttacttAAGGCAGCTCTCGCTTGGAGCTTCACAGCGAGAAGTGAGAGTAGTGTTTGCAGCTCACCTTCAAACACCTCTGGTGCCATCCAGGCTGCGCTGCCTTTATTATTGGTCATGTAGGTCTGAATATCACAAGCTGTTCCAAAGTCACATATCTTCAGAACGGTGCCACGGGCCACCAGGAGCAGACTGAAACAGAGCAGAGGACGGGGATTAAAGACTATTCACTCACTTCTACTAAACACATCTGTGGATGAAAACTACCAGTTCAGAAGGAAAAACTTATGACTTTGGGTCATAAAACAGAGTAATGGACGGGACCgtgaatgtctgcacaaaatgTCAAGGCAATCCATTAAACATAGTTCATTCCGGCCCAAAGTGTTGGACGTCAGAACCGACCAACAACTGGTGCCATGCCCTAAACCAAAGAAATgataaacacaagaaaaaccaaacacaacaacaaaacaccataatttattgtgaatgttttttagGTAGCTCATGTTAAATAAAGTGCTTTCTTTTGGCTCAAACTGGACTCGGGAAATCAAAGAATGTATCATTTTTTACATCAATCAAAAAAATTGTGGACAAATCTACAGTGGGGTTTTCCTTTAACAGCAGAACgtgtgtgttgtatatatttgttcttttcCCAGCTGTAAAGGCTTAAATCTTTGCTGTATAGCTCCTATCAGGCATTTCCATACATGCTTCACCCTCCGACATGCCTCTGGCTGTACAAGCCCGACAACCATGAACCAATCAGGGACTGTTTAACGCACCGGGCTGCAGCTCATATTTCACAAGTCAACTCCTAAGCCACAATTACCCAGAATCCCTTCCCTATAGCATCAGCAGATGGTGGCCCCATGCACAGCTAGAGGCTCATTCGTTTTTCAGGAATAAGGTAGTAGTGAAGATGACATCACTTGGTACATCTCAAGTTGTTGAGAGTCTGACATCAGTGCAAATCTTTTCTTTGAAAGCGTCTGGTGATCATCACCGTGTTTTTGACAGACTCTGAACTGTATAACTTTCAATCTGTTTGATAATAAAGAGACTTACTTTGGTGGTTTGAGGTCCCGGTGAATTAAGGCCTTTGGCTTCATAGAATGCAGATAGGCGACTCCCTGGGCACACTGCAGACACCAGCTCATGGCGTGGGATGCCGTGTAGTGGGGCTGAGGGTCAGCACTGTGCAGGACTTTGATTAGGAGACAAGTAAAGAATGAGATGACTACATGAAGACGGACACAAATCACATCCCACACTCACATCCCTTTGGGAACTCTTCTGTAATGAGTGTGGATCACTGGTGGGGTTTGCATATGTCGTCATttaccaggaaaaaaaaactaataggATATTCTCTTAGATTTAAGTAGTACATTTATGAGATGAGACAAAAATAtcaatacaattttaaaaaataggCATGATTATACTGTAACTGAGACTAAGTCATTTAAGAATAATTACTAGCTTATGTTattgataatgataaaaatctatttttttggCACATTGTGTAGTGCAACTCTTTTGTGCCTAGCTTAAGAATATACAAAGACCAAtttgaatagaataaaatactCATAGAGcagagaaacaataaaacaatagaacTAAGtctcagagaaaataaactgtgtaaCCATGACTGAGTTCCAGAAGAACTGAAACAATATAACCTATATAATCATATGCAATGTTCCCAGTCTACATGAATTATCAagaatattatacatatataatatgacTTACGATTATATAAAGAGCCACACTCTGCATACTCCATGACCAGACAGACCtgagaacacacaacacattacCTAAGCAGTGAAAGCATGACAGAGAGGCGTTGGTCATCTGTAACTTCCTGTAAGCTGAGCTGAGGTTACTGATCCGCCACCTGCAGCAGCCTGACGAGACGTTCACACGTCTCCTTTGTGGAgggaaaaacactttgatggAGAACTGCTCCGTTTTGGGGTTGGCTCTGAAACTCATCTCAACTAaagctacatccacactactaagtttcctttttataattctactgctGCCGACATGCGGGGGAAGCAAGCTGTTACTGGAGCAATTAGCGAGCGGCGTGTCCAGCAGTGTTATCGGCCCTACTGAGCCGACGTCTGAGGTCCCGGTTTGCAGCTTTGAAGAGGGCAATAGACACAAAGTgaaggactttccttttcttatgaatgcctttttttttttctctccgcACAACTATTGtaaagttcacaaagaaactgtaaaggaacaaaagcataaatgctctcaaGTACGACAGGGACTTCAGCCACCAGCAGAGCTAAGAgtgtaaaaacagacaacaatgaAACCGAGTAAACGACTGAGGGAggtgtgttgaccaaatgtattgaCTCATAATCtagtaaaactttatttgtaagtgttcatttttaagcaaatttggtgtgtgtgtgtgagagagagatagaaccTTCAGCCTTGTGACGAAGTTTGAAAAACTTTTTCCATGAAATCTCTCTGGTTTTTGTTACAGAGGAAGATTACAGAGGAAGATACTATGTATCAAGCACAACCTTCTATTATTAGAGAGTACTAAAATACTCTGTTGTATGTTCTGTGACTCAAACAAACAATCTACTTCCTGCTTAAACCAGCACCCGCATGCTCATcgtacgtgaatagtcatgtgatattcatTTTTGGGTGTGCTAATATGGATGGatgaatcattttgaaaaaggatGCTGAAACACCcatcgttttttgttttaaatccccgttttttttaaacggaaacctattagtgtggatgtagcctaaaATCCTGGTACGTTCATTCAGGAAGCGGCCTGTCCTTTACTACACACATCATGAGAGGAGGGCACCGATGCATTAGTGTACTCACTGGATTGTCACAGGAGCCATACAGCTTCACAATGTTGGGGTGGTTCACCCGGGACAGCTGGCGGAGCTGTGCACAtagaaaatagataaatactTCATATTAGCATGAATATATGAATTTCTGTAGGTCTGTGTGTACTACATACTGTACAGGTATTATGGTGGTTGTCATGTAATGATTGTAAAAgtttcacacagtcacacagtatACATATCATCATATTGTTACTCTTGTTGTTTGAAAACAATATGGGTCCAGATTTACCGTACAAAAAGTCCCAGAAACAAACAGTTCATAATTGTAATCCTCTGATCAAATAGTTCATGAGCTAAATCCACATTTTAAAGATCttaaggatattttaataaaacaaagttcTTGTAGGCCTGCTTGTGTTAAGAGACATTTAACTTTTGAGCAACTtcggctttcttttttttttcgtttatgttttatattcctCACACTCAGGCCTTTAAAGTAGGACTGCCCCACCTTTGAAGATTTGTCGACTAATCACTCATTTAGCTCTCTAAAGTCCATTAATCATTTCTTATGCTTTTCCTGCTGATTCTTTGGCCTCTTGACTCGACCATATAATCGATTAGTTGACATAATCGTACTAGTGTCAGTCGACTACGCCTGTGTTTTGCAGAGGACAGCCCTGGTTGAGAGCCACCCACGGTGTTGACGGTACCTCGACCAGGAACGCGTTCCTTTCATTTTCACTCTCGATGGTCTTGATGGCCACGTCCTTTCCTTTCCACACGGCCTTGAAGACCACTCCAAACGTCCCCCGGCCCACAGCCTGCAGGGGACAGCAAGACAGTGAGACACTCAggacacagggaggaggaggaggaggaggaggagaggaggaggaggaggagaggaggaggagaagaagagaggaggagggggaggaggaggaggttaacAGGGGTTCAGCAGCTCTGTTATGTTCCTCCTCGGACCCCCAGGTCAGTGAGTCCCCCCCGCAGGTCAGAGGGTCAGTGCTGGTCTGTAGCAGCCTTTGCACTGGTAACAGTTAAGCACTCAACGCTGTTATTAGACGGAGGCCTCGCGCTGGTGTTAAATGGTTTCGGTGTGCACGAGCAGAGGCTGTCCCGTGTCCCTCAATGTGCTGGGTTCAGAGGACAGACCCGTCCCCGGCTGTCCTCTGAACCCAGCCCCGGAACACGGCcccgctcccccccccccccgcagcCCGGGTCGGCAGTGAGTTTACCGCTTCCACTTGGATGTCCTCATACTGGATGTCCTCGAACAGACAGCCGGCGGGAGTCTCCACCATGGCGGCGACGCTCCTCAGCTCGGGCCGGAGAGTTCAGCCCCGGAGCTTCTTGCGGGGTGAAGAGAGACGTGTGCGGGCTCCTGTTGCTGTGAATACAGGAAGTGGCTCCAGCGGCTCGTTGGCTAACAACACATGTGTGAGCAGCGCGCTCGTGAACGCGACACCGCTCAGAGAAGCAGCGCACAGGAGCGAGACGGGGCGTTTGCGACACGACACACCGGGGCTATAGTGACGTAAGAGCACCGGACATGCAGGGTGTGAGGTCTGAGACCGGCGGTGTGACCCGGTCGTCTCTGAATGAGGGAGAAGGCTTCTTCACCAGAACGCCCTGGCGAGTGTGGGTCTTGAACGCAGCTTTGTTCAGCTGTCTGCGCTGCTGAAGGCCTCCACTAGGGGCGCCACGCGATGTTTCCATGACtaacgcacgcacgcacacacacacgcgcctCCTTACACAAGCGTTCACCTTGTGTTTGTTATCCTTCATTACTCACTTCAGAGGGAGCCTCCAGCACGACTCTGCCCTGGGGAGGCGGTGTGGGGCGGGCCTGCACGGTGGCTTCATCACCGTGTTTGGGTTCTGTTCAGACCTGTTGAGTTCAGCAGGCAGGTCCAAACACATCCAATGTCCTCTTTACAACCTGCTTCTCAGAGCCACCACAGGTCTTTATAGGACAAAagactggatttttttttaccaaaaatgcatatatatatatatgtatatatatatatatatatatatatatatatacttc contains:
- the LOC129103542 gene encoding mitogen-activated protein kinase kinase kinase 7-like, with protein sequence MVETPAGCLFEDIQYEDIQVEAAVGRGTFGVVFKAVWKGKDVAIKTIESENERNAFLVELRQLSRVNHPNIVKLYGSCDNPVCLVMEYAECGSLYNLLHSADPQPHYTASHAMSWCLQCAQGVAYLHSMKPKALIHRDLKPPNLLLVARGTVLKICDFGTACDIQTYMTNNKGSAAWMAPEVFEGSNYSEKCDVFSWGIILWEVITRKKPFDEIGGSAFCIMWAVHRGTRPPLIKDLPEPIETLMTRCWDKEPSQRPSMEEVKNTMSHLMKYFPGSDEPLKLPHQSSPNRSGSSSATSTGSYADYTINSNRSDDNSDHRNSVGREETLKSFDAKFPLQFKPSKTATLRTGLSKVSSVDSLPGRSQSPTPCTSPITTMGQSELRMTISPTATNGLDSSIPMAYLKLDHQLQPLAPCPNSKESMAVFEQHIRMAQDYLKVQSEIDELARRKEELMSELEQDQREQQTSSRLIQEHGKLLEDNSSLSAYCQGLRSKLSLINSQNQHHS